From Struthio camelus isolate bStrCam1 chromosome 29, bStrCam1.hap1, whole genome shotgun sequence, a single genomic window includes:
- the PCK2 gene encoding phosphoenolpyruvate carboxykinase [GTP], mitochondrial: MHAAIARLGGRRGPLAPGRAPARGLQAAGAELGALPGRVRAFVEEGARLCRPRALHVCDGSEAEGAALLAQLQADGVLHPLPKYENCWLARTDPRDVARVESRTVLVTERERDAVPAGAPGAPRQLGNWMSPAALEQAVQERFPGCMQGRTLYAIPFSMGPVGSPLAKVGVQLTDSAYVAASMRIMTRVGAPVLRALAQGDGDFVRCLHSVGRPLPLQEPLVSQWPCNPEKTLVAHVPDRREIVSFGSGYGGNSLLGKKCFALRIASRLARDEGWLAEHMLILGITDPEGRKKYVAAAFPSACGKTNLAMLTPALPGWRVECVGDDIAWMKFGPDGRLRAINPESGFFGVAPGTSLRTNPNAMHTVQRNTIFTNVGRSSDGGVYWEGLEQPLAPGVTLTSWLGRPWSPGDPEPCAHPNSRFCAPARQCPIMDPAWEDPEGVPIDAIIFGGRRPQGVPLVYEAFSWRHGVFVGSAMRSEATAAAEHTGKRLMHDPFAMRPFFGYNAGQYLAHWLAVGERAGARLPRIFHVNWFLRDGAGRFVWPGFGHNARVLAWVCRRVDGEPSARPTPVGLVPQPGALDLAGLPGVTYADLFPMDRPFWEREARDLRRYFDEQFGSDLPKEVLGELEALEERLKKM, encoded by the exons ATGCACGCGGCCATCGCGAGACTGGGGGg GCGCCGGGGGCCCctggcgccggggcgggcgccggcgcgggggctgcaggcggccggggcggagctgggggcgctgccggggcgggtGCGGGCCTTCGTGGAGGAGGGGGCCCGGCTGTGCCGCCCCCGCGCCCTGCACGTGTGCGACGGCTCCGAGGCCGAGGGCGCCGCcctgctggcccagctgcaggccGACGGCGTCCTCCACCCCCTGCCCAAATACGAGAACTG CTGGCTGGCGCGGACGGACCCGCGGGACGTGGCGCGGGTGGAGAGCCGCACGGTGCTGGTGACGGAGCGGGAGCGGGACGCGGTGCCGGCcggcgcccccggcgccccccgccaaCTCGGCAACTGGATGAGCCCGGCGGCGCTGGAGCAGGCCGTGCAGGAGCGCTTCCCCGGCTGCATGCAGG gccGGACGCTCTACGCCATCCCGTTCAGCATGGGCCCCGTGGGCTCGCCGCTGGCCAAGGTCGGCGTGCAGCTCACCGACTCGGCCTACGTGGCCGCCTCCATGCGCATCATGACGCGGGTGGGCGCCCCggtgctgcgggccctggcgcaggGCGACGGCGACTTCGTGCGCTGCCTGCACTCCGTGGGGCGGCCCCTGCCCCTCCAGG AGCCCCTGGTCAGCCAGTGGCCCTGCAACCCCGAGAAGACGCTGGTGGCCCACGTGCCCGACCGGCGCGAGATCGTCTCCTTCGGCAGCGGCTACGGCGGCAACTCGCTGCTGGGCAAGAAGTGTTTCGCCCTGCGCATCGCCTCCCGCCTGGCCCGCGACGagggctggctggccgagcacatgctg ATCTTGGGCATCACGGACCCCGAGGGCCGGAAGAAGTACGTGGCGGCCGCCTTCCCCAGCGCCTGCGGCAAGACCAACCTGGCCATGCTGACGCCGGCGCTGCCGGGCTGGCGGGTGGAGTGCGTGGGCGACGACATCGCCTGGATGAAGTTCGGCCCCGACG GCCGCTTGCGAGCCATCAACCCCGAGAGCGGTTTCTTCGGGGTGGCGCCGGGCACGTCGCTGCGCACCAACCCCAACGCCATGCACACCGTGCAGCGCAACACCATCTTCACCAACGTGGGCCGGAGCAGCGACGGCGGCGTCTACTGGGAGGGCCTGGAACAGCCGCTCGCCCCCGGCGTCACCCTCACCTCCTGGTTGGGCCGACCCTGGAGTCCCG GCGACCCCGAACCTTGCGCCCACCCCAACTCCCGTTTCTGCGCCCCGGCTCGGCAATGTCCCATCATGGACCCGGCTTGGGAGGATCCCGAAGGCGTGCCTATCGACGCCATCATTTTCGGAGGGCGGCGCCCTCAAG GGGTGCCGTTGGTGTACGAGGCCTTCAGCTGGCGCCACGGGGTCTTCGTGGGCAGCGCCATGCGCAGCgaggccaccgccgccgccgagcaCACCG GGAAGCGCCTGATGCACGACCCCTTCGCCATGCGGCCCTTCTTCGGCTACAACGCGGGCCAGTACCTGGCGCACTGGCTGGCGgtgggcgagcgggcgggcgcccGCCTGCCCCGCATCTTCCACGTCAACTGGTTCCTGCGCGACGGCGCCGGGCGCTTCGTGTGGCCGGGCTTCGGCCACAACGCCCGCGTCCTGGCCTGGGTGTGCCGCCGGGTGGACGGCGAGCCCAGCGCCCGACCCACGCCCGTGGGGCTGGTGCCCCAACCCGGCGCCCTCGACCTGGCCGGCTTGCCCGGCGTCACCTACGCCGACCTCTTCCCCATGGACCGGCCCTTCTGGGAGCGCGAGGCCCGCGACCTGCGCCGCTACTTCGACGAGCAGTTCGGCTCCGACCTGCCCAAGGAGGTGCTGGGCGAGCTGGAGGCCCTCGAGGAGCGCCTCAAGAAGATGtga
- the DCAF11 gene encoding DDB1- and CUL4-associated factor 11 has translation MGSHSSSGGGGGAGGGREAGGPRRPRGRQPPPPPPAEERENEEEEEEEEDEEGDIDLVQVVAYLLRSRRVRLVQDPQAARDLSDDEEEDEEEDEEDAESAWEGRPGDRYVPPAGAGPDPRALDGHELKAQLQLAEGRVGPGPTEQSFPRLLRQREWGRCRNGSFSCGEKSRVSSHFLPNHVSFAECYAQKAFCGVYSDDGKLFVSACQDHTLRLYECRGDELRLLRAARGRDVGWSILDVAFSPDATQCLYSSWSNYIHVYDIYGDGDNHTALDLRPEERRFAVFSLAVAADGREVLGGANDGCLYLYDRVAQRRTLQVAAHEDDVNAVALGDAGGQLLLSGGDDAVCRAWDRRCLHEGRPRPVGLLAGHRDGVTFLHARGDGRYLVSNSKDQTAKLWDLRRPAGPGGLAAARRAVARQSWDYRWQRAPRHAWGAGPLPGDSSLMTYRGHGVLHTLIRCRLSPPRGAGGRFLGTGCASGAVLVYDVLTGRVARRLANHGACVRDVCWHPDGHTLASTSWDGSVRLWDYREPRDDDDGDSGVPPG, from the exons ATGGGCTCgcacagcagcagcggcggcggcggcggcgcggggggcgggcgggaggcgggggggccgcggcggccccggggccggcagccgccgccgcccccccccgccgaggAGCGGGagaacgaggaggaggaggaggaggaggaggacgaggaaggAGACATCGACCTGGTGCAAGTGGTGGCCTACCTCCTGCGCAG CCGGCGGGTGCGGCTGGTGCAAGACCCGCAGGCGGCGCGGGACCTCTccgacgacgaggaggaggatgaggaggaagacGAGGAAGACGCCGAGAGCGCTTGGGAGGGCCGCCCGGGCGACCGCTACGTCCCGCCAG CGGGCGCCGGCCCGGACCCGCGGGCGCTGGACGGCCACGAGCTGAAGGCGCAGCTGCAGCTGGCCGAGGGGCGCGTGGGGCCGGGGCCCACGGAGCAGAGCTTCCCCCGGCTCCTGCGGCAG CGGGAATGGGGCCGGTGTCGCAACGGCAGCTTCTCCTGCGGGGAGAAATCCCGCGTCAGCTCGCA CTTCCTGCCCAACCACGTGAGCTTCGCCGAGTGTTACGCGCAGAAAGCCTTCTGCGGCGTCTACTCCGACGACGGCAAGCTGTTCGTGTCCGCCTGCCAGG ACCACACGCTGCGGCTGTACGAGTGCCGGGGCGACGAGCTGCGGCTGttgcgggcggcgcggggccgcgacGTGGGCTGGAGCATCCTGGACGTGGCCTTCAGCCCCGACGCCACCCAGTGCCTCTACTCCAGCTGGTCCAACTACA TCCACGTGTATGACATCTACGGGGACGGGGACAACCACACCGCCCTGGATctcag GCCGGAGGAGCGGCGCTTCGCCGTGTTCTCGCTGGCGGTGGCGGCCGACGGGCGGGAGGTGCTGGGCGGCGCCAACGACGGCTGCCTCTACCTGTACGACCGCGTGGCCCAGCGCCGCACCCTCCAG GTGGCGGCGCACGAGGACGACGTGAACGCGGTGGCGCTGGGCGACGCCggggggcagctgctgctgtcggGGGGCGACGACGCCGTGTGCCGGGCCTGGGACCGGCGCTGCCTGCAcgaggggcggccccggcccgtgGGGCTGCTGGCCGGCCACCGCGACGGCGTCACCTTCCTGCACGCCCGC GGCGACGGGCGCTACCTGGTCTCCAACTCCAAGGACCAGACGGCCAAACTGTGGGACctgcggcggccggccgggccgggggggctggcggccgcccgccgcgccgtggCCCGCCAGAGCTGGGACTACCGCTGGCAGCGGGCCCCCCGCCACG CCTGGGGGGCGGGCCCGTTGCCGGGCGACAGCTCGCTGATGACGTACCGGGGCCACGGGGTGTTGCACACCCTCATCCGCTGCCGCctgtcccccccccgcggcgccggcggccgcttcCTGGGCACCGGCTGCGCCTCCGGCGCCGTCCTGG TGTACGACGTGCTGACGGGGCGAGTGGCGCGGCGGCTGGCCAATCACGGCGCCTGCGTCCGGGACGTCTGCTGGCACCCCGACGGCCACACCCTGGCCAGCACCTCG tgGGACGGCAGCGTCCGGCTCTGGGACTACCGGGAGCCGCGCGACGACGACGACGGCGACAGCGGCGTCCCCCCAGGCTAG